TTTTTATGTTGTGCCTCAATGCGAGCCTGGCCGCCGCCTAATAAGGCTTCCGCGTTTTTTTGTTCTAATACCTTAATTTTACTTAAGTGGGTAGTGTCTGCCATCTATTGCGCTGCTAGGGTAGGTTGATATTGTAAATTTATGAAAATAGAATTAGCATAAGAATTTTTTTGTGCGTTCCATTTTTTAAAAAAGGTTAAAAACAAAAAAGGCTGACATAAATGCCAGCCTTTAATATTATTTAAATGAAATTATTCAGTTGCTTTCGGATCGGTAGTTTTGGGCTCCGACTCTGGTAATTCATCCTTAGTATCGGTAGTACCTTTGCCACTGTTTTTCGACTGGAAGGTTAAAGTTTCTTTACCTTCTTCGTGATCAACCGTGATGGTATCACCGTGTACTAATTCCGCTTTCAGGATTTCTTCAGCGATCGGATCTTCCAAATACTTCTGAATGGCCCGGTTTAATGGGCGAGCACCGTATTTTGGATCGTATCCTTTATCCGCCACAAAGTCTTTGGCTTTATCGGTTAATTCAATTTTAAAACCTAAAGCTTCTACGCGGTTTAAAAGTTTGCTCAAAGAGATATCAATAATCTTGTGAATATCTTCCCGAACCAAAGAGTTAAACACAATTACATCATCCAAACGGTTCATGAACTCCGGCGAGAAGGTTTTCTTCAGCGCACTGGCTATGGTGCCTTTCATGATTTCGTCCATGTTATCTTGTTTAGCTTTAGAAGCAAAACCGATACCAGCCCCAAAATCCTGTAAATCGCGGGCTCCAATGTTCGACGTCATGATGATAATGGTGTTCCGGAAATCTACTTTACGGCCTAAACCATCGGTTAAAATACCATCATCGAGCACCTGTAACAACAAGTTATAGATATCCGGGTGCGCCTTTTCAATCTCATCCAACAATACAACAGAGTAAGGCTTCCGGCGGATTTTCTCGGTTAACTGACCACCTTCTTCGTAACCTACGTAGCCCGGAGGCGCTCCTACTAAACGCGATACGCTGAATTTCTCCATGTATTCGCTCATATCAATCCGAACTAAAGCGTCTTCTTTATCGAACAGATACGTAGCTAATACTTTGGCTAACTCGGTTTTACCTACCCCAGTTGGGCCTAAGAATACAAAAGAACCAATTGGTTTTTTCGGATCTTTTAAACCAACGCGGGTACGCTGAATCGCTTTTACCAACTGGGCAATAGCTTTATCCTGACCAATAACTTTGCCTTTGAGTTCTTCACCCATGTTCAGAAGCTTTACACCTTCTTTCTGGGCAATACGCTTTACCGGAATTCCAGTCATCATGGCGATTACCTCGGCCACGTTTTCTTCTTTTACAGTATAACGTTTTTTCTTGGTTTCTTCTTCCCAGCTCTTTTTAGCAGCATCTAACTGATCGATGAGTTTTTTCTCTTTATCGCGCAGTTGAGCCGCTTCTTCGTATTTCTGAGATTTAACAACCCGGTTTTTCTCGGTTTTAATATTTTCAATCTGCTCTTCGAGCTTCAGAATATCCTCCGGCACCACAATGTTATTGATGTGTACTCGGGCACCAGCTTCATCCAGAATATCAATAGCTTTATCTGGTAAGAAACGATCGCTCATGTACCGGTCTGATAATTTCACGCAAGCTTCAATGGCTTTGTCGGTGTACAGTACATGGTGGTGATCCTGGTATTTATCTTTAATGTTATTCAGGATTTCAATAGTCTCTTCAGGCGAAGTTGGGTCTACCATTACAATCTGGAAACGACGGGCTAAAGCACCATCTTTCTCAATGTACTGGCGGTATTCGTCTAAAGTAGTGGCCCCGATGCATTGGATTTCGCCGCGAGCTAAGGCTGGTTTAAACATGTTGCTGGCATCTAAAGAGCCAGAAGCACCACCCGCACCCACAATGGTATGTAACTCATCGATGAATAAAATTACATCCGGCGATTTTTCCAGCTCGTTCATCACAGCTTTCATGCGCTCTTCAAACTGACCGCGGTATTTGGTGCCGGCTACCAAAGAGGCTAAGTCTAAAGTAACTACACGTTTGTTAAATAATACGCGTGATA
The sequence above is a segment of the Adhaeribacter swui genome. Coding sequences within it:
- a CDS encoding ATP-dependent Clp protease ATP-binding subunit, with product MEAKFSNRVKEVISLSREEAIRLGHDYIGTEHLLLGMIREGEGTAITLLKKLGISIDELKYALEQATRNTATPGTSITGSIPLTKQTEKVLKITYLEAKIFKSDIIGTEHLLLSILRDEDNISSQTLAKFNVNYETIRDSLDYQNNNPMASSDTDDNDDNDKLFGSSSSKGSTAKKPGEKSRTPVLDNFGRDLTKLAEEDKLDPIVGREKEIERVAQVLSRRKKNNPILIGEPGVGKTAIAEGLALRIVQKKVSRVLFNKRVVTLDLASLVAGTKYRGQFEERMKAVMNELEKSPDVILFIDELHTIVGAGGASGSLDASNMFKPALARGEIQCIGATTLDEYRQYIEKDGALARRFQIVMVDPTSPEETIEILNNIKDKYQDHHHVLYTDKAIEACVKLSDRYMSDRFLPDKAIDILDEAGARVHINNIVVPEDILKLEEQIENIKTEKNRVVKSQKYEEAAQLRDKEKKLIDQLDAAKKSWEEETKKKRYTVKEENVAEVIAMMTGIPVKRIAQKEGVKLLNMGEELKGKVIGQDKAIAQLVKAIQRTRVGLKDPKKPIGSFVFLGPTGVGKTELAKVLATYLFDKEDALVRIDMSEYMEKFSVSRLVGAPPGYVGYEEGGQLTEKIRRKPYSVVLLDEIEKAHPDIYNLLLQVLDDGILTDGLGRKVDFRNTIIIMTSNIGARDLQDFGAGIGFASKAKQDNMDEIMKGTIASALKKTFSPEFMNRLDDVIVFNSLVREDIHKIIDISLSKLLNRVEALGFKIELTDKAKDFVADKGYDPKYGARPLNRAIQKYLEDPIAEEILKAELVHGDTITVDHEEGKETLTFQSKNSGKGTTDTKDELPESEPKTTDPKATE